From Oryzias latipes chromosome 3, ASM223467v1:
ACAAAGTAGACCCCTGCTATTGTAGTCGCAAACACATCAACAGAGCAGATCAAGAAAAATGATTACCAAgctataaaatatataaaatatccCTTTTTATAGCCTTAACATTTGGTAATACTGCAGATGAAGTTGAAAATCATTACGTGACAAAGAGTTGGTTTACACCTGCATCAGCAGGCAGTGTGGAGAGTTATGCAAATAAACATGGTCAAGATCAGTATCTCTATTAGTAACCGTGACATGGCGCTTTACCTCCTGGTGCTGGTCTTGTCGGGCTTGATTTCCGCTTTTTTGTTGAGTTCGCCCAGAGATGTGGATAAATACAGCTCCTTCACCTCTGTGGACACTGCGGGCATCTTGACGGGGGTTTAAACCTCAGAGTGAGGCGAAACCGAACATCTCTAAAAAATGAGGGGAGCATGCGCAGTTTGCACATTATCATGAACGTAAACATTCTTAAAGCCATCAATACTAGCTCGAAATGTTTATCGAAACAACAAGACAAAGTTCACAGGCAGTGTTTACTGGTTGCCTAAACGAAAATTAGACAGTTTCAAAAAGTCAGTGTTATGCTAAGTTGCTCACCCTGTTAGCACTTGTTTCGCCCACCGCAGTTAACCTGCAACTGTTCTTAGCGGACAACAGTCCAAACTGGCGTTTCAAATCGACAATTCCTAACACGAATGTATATAAACGTACGACACAAACAAGTCTTCGACGTAGACAATCATCAGGAAACTAGATATCAGCTTTGTCTTTGTTGTCTGCCAACTTAGCTCAGCAGCTTTGGCTAGCATGGTGCGTTTACAGATATCTTAAGTGTTTTTATCTACGACCAAGGTACAAGGTACATCTAACAGGCCACACACGTATCTTCcagaaatataatttaaaaaaaaacatagtgtATTATAAACGTGAATTGACTAAACaatttacctttcttcagttctttGCTGACATCTAAGTCACTTAGTTTTTAACAGCTGATTTGTGATTTCTTCTTCCGCCTGCTTCCTCTTCTTCGTGTCTTTCCCATCTGAGTTCAACAAACAATTGAAAAAAGCCATTAGTGACATCTACTGGCCTGGAATGTAGAAAGACCAATTCAACACTTTCTGCTGTACGTGTACATGAAAATCGTGttctgggtgtttttaacaaattcttgtggcctttttctcactattgaggacatatataaataaaatgatactGAAAATGACAGTtgtcagtatttctttaatcgttgtgaatcaagaccagacaaaaaaaggaagattattgtatttgtgacagttTCACATTTCATGATATGTGttaggtaaaagaaaaaaaagaaaccaaagatagacagaaaagaaaagaaacaaaacatgttttttaacttttttgacatttcttctAAGTGTAAATGTCTTTTTGGTCTGATACAATCTACAATTTCGTAAACAAGAtagtaaaaattaaatcaaaaaagtttgaggaaaataatttttatgcattttgaatgtaatttttttttctcgtttttattttattatgtgaGGGACCTGTGAAGTGCCATCAAACAGTACTTGTTAGAGAACCACTGGTAACCCATTTGACCACATATAAAGGTCCTGTGACCCTActcgttttgtttttgtgacagcAACTTTGGTAATATGTAGCCAATCTTCCCAACAACGCTTACTTGCTTGATGGatttcctttgatttttccgTGTGATTTCAAATACATGTTCTTGTTGTCCAGTTTGCTATGTTGTGAAAATAGAGCAAATAAGAGGTGTATTTCACAGAGAAGGAAACTACAGCGTCCTCCTTTGTTGCGACACAATGTGGCCTTGTTAGATGctgtgatttaaagaaaaactgccaCTGAATCATGGATTTCACTGGATTtcattaattaaaacaaaactatatTTCTATATCTGTTTCAATCCCCACCAGCTCTGATCCAATGACATTTCAGTTagattgttttttctatttttgttttcttctcacaCTTTTACTCATATTTTTTGAGTCATTTATCCATTTCCACTTCTGCTTTTTATTACTTTGCTTGATGGTTATGTTGAAATAGTTAGGATTGTGATGTactgtgtaaacagatggggaTTTGTAGATAAAGAAGGGGCATGGTTCTGAGAGCACACTGTTGACCCTTCTCAGGCTCACAGTCCCAACTCAACAAAACACCTGTTGTAATGCCGACCTTCCTACACACTTACAACCACATTGGTTgtgagttcattcattcattcattttctataccgcttttccctttcggggtcacggggctgccggagcctatctcGGCCACTTTTGGGCGAAGGCTGGGGATGCCGTGGACAGGTCgctagtctgtcgcagggtagaatatccacaatcacacgtccattcactctcacagtcatatctatggtcaatttagagttgccaatcaaactatgaagcatttttttggttGTGAGTTGTCTATCAAAATCCTACAGGGAAATAGTATTTGAATCACATACCTAATGTGTTTGAGATCTACCAGTGCTTCAGAATGTCATTTCAAATTGCTGCTTTTAGCTTCTATTAAAATATTTGTCCTTTACGTTATTTACAGTATGTTTATTTGTGCACTTACAAtgcaaagaacattttaaatgtaaatataaagcataaacgTTCTGAATCAGCTGTGGCTCAGATGTTTTCCTGTGTCATGAGAGCACACAAAGCAATGCTTTAGACTTTCCTTTTTGAGAACAATAATACTTTTTGTTAACATTCTGGAAACATTTAGATCAATTGATgaattcacatttttaataGAAAGATGTTTTGCCAAATCATTGCCAGTGTCTGTATGAAACTTAGTAGCTGAATCCTGTCTTTTTAAGTTGCTCATGACTTTTAGATTGATCTTTTCAGCCTATATGGAGCTTTTCCAAAGGACAGCATGATGTCacattgattgtttttcttcactTATTAGAATAAAAAGAAGCAGGAGGTGGTTAGACGTGGAGCACTCtgtctttgatgtttttcagGCTGCGTTCAAGCATCAATTGCACAAAAATTATGACTGAATCTGCTTTCATCAGGCCCTGACGAGATGTAAAGCCGCACAAGAGTGTAAGACACAATAGTCATAGTGTGCTTTGCTTGAGATCACACAACACAATGATGCCACCATTTTCCATTGGAGGCCACCATTCTGTTGTAGAAATTTCACAAATGTCTATTGTTTTAACCAGGTCTGCAAATGtagtaaaggaaaaaatacaaataaactaaaagaaaatgcttttgatgaaaatgaattaaaagggaggaaaaagtagatttttttgcaaatagAGTCCATCATCACGTTTAAACATCCCCATTAGGTTTTCTCTTATTCCAGGTTACTTTCAGATAACATTGTACACTTGTTAATTGTGAAGTTTGCCTGATGACATAAAAGAAAGATGGGTTTCAGTTGGCTTAAATAAACATCAGCTGATGCTTTTTTGTGAATTGTTTGCCTCCCATTAAAACCTACCGACAATGGGACCTCATGAGAGCAGGCACATGTGGCACACAAAACCCTGTAAACACAACAGTATGGGACCAGTCCAGGTGCTGCACCAGCTTTTGTCAGAGTTTAAAAGGCAGCAATGCATTTTGACACACAACGGTTATGTCTCATCCTCTGTTTACCCATAACTGTTTGTTTATACTCTCCATTCTTTTGTGTGTTATGTGCTTCATGAAGTCATCACCCTGGGCAAATGTTCTGCACAGATTGTCTGAAATGTGTCATGTTATATAGTAGTTGTTTGTATGGTGATGCCATATTTGTACAAAAGGTCgaacaaatgtgttttagaGTGGAACAACTTACATTTTTAGCTCTTGTAACTTTCCTGGATAGATATAGTTGTAATAGTTATTGGTATGTCTTTGTGTGCTACTGAGGCATGTTTTCTTGAACTGAGATTATTTTGTGATTGAAAAACTtcttactttcttaagattctgtTTTAAAGACAACCTAATTAATACAACACTTTCAAAACAGCAGCAATTGTCCAAAGTATGGCAgaactgttgcagtaaaatgaTGTTTTCAGGTCCATTAAAAATGGAAAGGATGGACCACGCCTAAATCTTTGTGTGCATTGTGAGATTTTTCCTTGATAGGGGCAAAATGTTTTATCTTGTTGCTGCTTTCAATACAGATCCTGTGAAACTGGgttatttttgctttacatGTGAGAAAGTGATGATGAAGCTACAAATGTTGATGGGTTGCAGAATGGTGTGATGGCTAACAGTTGGTTTGCAGTAGAAAGCAAGAGGTTTCCCTCTTAACAGAAATCTGTAAGATCACTTAAGAGATCAGGGACTGATCTCACTGCACTGTTGGAATAAAAAGGGCAAAGACATGAGCAAAATATTAAACAAGTCATTTGCAAAAATCTGTggagttaacatttttttttactacaatcTCTGGGACTGTGTTAAGAAATAACACCTAGGATTAAGAAGGAAAAATAAGTTTTGTTTGCTTGACTACAGACGTTTAACCTCTTAGGACACAAGATCAGATTTGACCTTTTATACATGTAGTCACAGGGCCCAGTTAAGCAGAATGAACTACTGTGGTAACATACAGTAAATGTCCACGCATGTGGATGCCAGGTCTGAGGAGGTTACGTAACCACAACTGGCACTGGTTTGTCAAACTGGTCCAGGGTAAACCTCAGCTAATGCATGACAGCAGCTTAAACACAGCAAGTGTAGAAAGTGCTCGGCAGCAATTTTCTCTGTCTTTAGCCACAATTctaaatattggaaaataataTTATCAAACATATTCAAGAAGAGGATTTGCTTTAGGTAAATTTACAGGAATTTATTTGATAACATTTGGACAAAACCCCCAAACTTTGTTCaggtcttttgtgtttttatgatcTCTTTGTTCAGATTCAATTTATTACCCGTATAAGCAAATTACTACTCTGAGAGAAAAGTACATATTCACAACAATGGGAGAGTGGACGTGTGATGGAAAAACAGCGTGGAGGGCATTTGTTCAGTGCGTCACAAATTAAGGGCGTGCTCCTCACAATGAGGTCTATATAGTTGTGTGATCTCTGCATCTCCAGAGTTCTTTGTGAGGCGGAGCAGATTCTCTGAAAATGCAGGCGGAGGAATACAACCGCAGAGGTAATCACAACATCCTTTCTTCTACCTGCTGTAGTTGTGGTATTGCTGTATGCTGATAATTGAGCAACGGATGAGTGAAATAAATCTGATGCCCTGCACAGGTAAGGAGATGGTGGACTACATCACTGAGTACCTGAGCTCCATCAGGGATAGGAGGGTCATTCCAGATGTGAAGCCAGGTGACACGCAAAAGCTTCTCCCTGACTCTGCACCCACTGAGCCGGAGGACTGGGAGAGTATCTTCAATGACATTGAGAGAGTCATCATGCCAGGAGTGAGTTTCCTactgtttttgttcttaattAAAGGAgtccatttcttttcttttttaaatagttaattAAGTATTATTTTGAGCTGGTGTTTTCTAATGTTCCTGTGCAGGTGGTTCACTGGCAGAGCCCCCACATGCATGCCTACTACCCCAGTCTGACTTCATGGCCCTCTATGCTTGGAGATATGCTGGCAGATGCAATAAACTGCGTTGGATTCacttgggtaaaaaaaaaatcaaaattttcttttaaaaaattacaaaattgcATTCACATCAAAACGGTATGGTTTTGAACAGGCTTCCAGTCCGGCCTGCACGGAGCTAGAGATGAAAATGATGGACTGGTTGTGTAAAGCACTGGGGCTTCCCTACTTCTTCCTCCATCACCATCCTGATAGCAGAGGTGGAGGTGTGCTGCAGGTATGCACCAATGTTCAAGTTCTATTTATATCCTTCTTGCTTTTGAACTGAGAAAGTTTTGTTCCTCTGACTCAGAGCACGGTCAGTGAGAGCACACTGGTGGCTCTGCTGGCCGCCAGGAAGGACAAAATTCTGCAGCTGCGAGCTGAACTGGACCAGGATGTAGATGACTCGGTCCTCAACTCAAGACTGGTTGCTTATGCTTCCGATCAGGTCGGTGTCACGACGTCTTGCTCAACAGCTTCCTGAAAAAGTAAACTGAGAGTggatttaaaatgtcttttgcaGGCTCACTCCTCAGTGGAAAAGGCAGGTCTGATCTCTTTGGTGAAGATCAGATTTCTGCCTGCTGATGATCAACTGTCCCTCAGAGGAGACGCTTTGAAACAAGCCATTCAGGAGGACAGGAGGAGAGGACTCGTGCCCTTTATGGTcagtaatttacattttttatttaatacaggTCGAAATGAAGCTGGAGATGGGTCTTTATATGAAATCCACGAGAACAAAATTTTGTAGACTGTTAAATTCTGCAggcaattaacccttgtgctatcctaagcactttaccattgggagttgggtcatctagacccactagacagtgctctgaaccttttttcttcaatgatttgtgatcttcactggtgtctatggattacatgaaatctttccacctttatccacctttgtcatggtagggagaacacgtcaatgtaagggtggggtcataggatagcacaagggttaatgatgaAACAGGTGCACTCCTTCTCTatgcctttttatgtttttgtcagttttatttCCCAAATGGTTTTTTTGTGTCTATGGTTGAGTTTCCACAAGCTTCTCACACTGTCTCCCAGGAATTTTGTCTAAATTCTCTTTCCAGGACAAGTAAGTCTAGGTGAGCTCAGTGGGTCTAAGATTGTAAAACTGTGAACTTGAGTATAAATCAGAGGTCATGGCTCTATTATCCTCACTTTGTAGTTTTTAAGGAACCATTTGCATTCATTTTGGAGTTTTCTGTCTCTAGTTATGTGCAACTTTAGGAACTACAGGAGTGTGTGCCTTCGACAAGCTCTCTGAACTTGGTCCAGTCTGTGCGTAATCCAAACTTTACttccaaaaatattttcttcaaaactGTGCAGTTTCTAGCTCATACCTGAACCTGCCTTAACCTTCACACAGGTGAAGAGGAGGCCCTCTGGCTTCACGTGGATGCTGCATACGCCGGCTCCGCCTACCTCTGTCCCGAGCTCCGCTGGTCTCTGGAAGGCATTGAATTTGCGCACTcctttgtttttaacccttCCAAATGGATGATGGTTCATTTTGACTGCACAGCCTTTTGGTGAGTTAGAACAGCCCCAAACCGCATCTTCAACACATAGAGAGAAATCAGATCTACACTGCAAAAAAGGAATcataaacaagtaaaaagacCTTTGCtccaagaaaaaatgtattaatttttgtctttcaaaaatattttaattttttcaaagtttttaaatgcaaaatgagtaagacaaaaatgtcttagtgactgaatttatttttcttaaaatgaaaaattcttGGTCACTtttttaccccattggcagattttattttttgcctaagtaaatctgccaatggggtaagaatttTTGCCTCATTCTAAGGGGCTTAGTTTTGCAGGGCTGGATGATAAAGGATTCATTTAATGAACAGAAAGATTTCTGCATATTTTCCTTTCTTCAGGGTAAGAGACAAATATAAACTGCAGCAGACGTTCAGTGTTGATCCGGTTTACTTGAGGCATGAAAACTCACAGGCAGCCACCGATTTCATGGTACTCTATTACTCTCTAATcactaaataaatcaaaagtttaAGCGTTGCAGTTTATTCAATGGTTTCATTTCCCAGCACTGGCAAATTCCCCTCAGTCGACGATTCCGATCCCTCAAACTCTGGTTTGTCTTACGATCCTTTGGACTGAAAAAACTCCAAGCTCATATCAGACATGTGAGTaacattttgctttattttttgcaagttaatttttaaaaagcccagagtttttgttttggatgaggtcatattattttctttctgtttcaggGGGTTGAGATGGCAAAGCTCCTGGAGTCTCTCATAAAAAGTGACCCAAATTTTGAGGTTCCTGCACAGAGGCATCTTGGCTTGGTGGTTTTCTGTTTAAAAGTATGCAGCACAATTTTGAGCTAGAAACATGTCAGGTTGTGCGTGAAGCAACATTATCTTATCTTTAAGATGTACAAATGCCCCTGTCACGCCTTGTTCAAAGGTGAGCTAGATGAATGCAGTTTAGCCTGTTtaggtaaaggaaaaaaaaaaaccttccctGAGTCATTTTATGTCTTACAAAAAGttgaaaatgtttatcttttttatgtCCTTCTAGGATGGAAATGCTTTAACCCAAGAGCTCTTGAGAAGATTGACAGGTTATGGTACCATGTATCTCATCCCGGCAGAAATCCATACCAAACGCATCATCCGATTTACCGTCACCTCCCAGTTCACCACTGCGGAGGACATCCTTAAGGACTGGGCCATCATTTCAAAAACAGCTTCCACTCTGCTGGCGGAAACAAAGGCTTCAAGTATTTCTGCTCAACCAAAACCAGGGAAGGATGAGATGATAAGAACAGAAGACAACCAAGGGCTCCATGCAGGTGAAGCAGCTGACAAGAAAGACAACGCAATTAAACAGCTGGAAAAAATTCAAGTGGATCTCTGGATTGATAAGGCTTGGAATCGTCCCAGGAGACCAATGCGTTCTCTGAGCTGCAGCAGTGAACCCCTGCCATTGACTTACTTTGGGTCAAGGTATAACCATGACTGCGAAGCACAGTCTGGCTTTAAAGACACTCCTGGTGGAGCCTGCATGTCATCATTGACAGGGTGTGGTCCTCTGTCTAAGATTCCTGAGATGCCTTCAACTCATGTAGCAAAGCAGGTACCGAAAAAGCTGACAAAGTTCTACAGCGTGCCCAGTTTCTGCAACCCGTGGGTCCAGTGTGGTCGGCCCCAGCTGTGCTGCCCCGCAAAGGCTTTCCAAGCGTCTCAAAAATACTTGTCCGCGAGCAGCAGAGCAAAAAACTGCATTCCCAACCCTCCTGTTAGCAGCAAGGCGCCCTGTACCACTCCAACCGGAGACTGCGACTGCAGCTGAGCTCCTGTAAAGTCCCTGAATGCACCAGATCCACACAGTTATCCAGCAAATTACTTTattctgcttctgcacaggCGGCGCTGTCTTTATGAGAGTGATCATCACTAAATGACTGAAACATGTGCTAAAACTTGTATTTCatggtattttttcttttagttgttAAAAAGGTATTTTCCTCATAAAGTCTTTTATCAAATTTTCCTCACAAACTGAAACCCAGTTTATAACGTGTGTTCTGCATATGTGTACAGAAGAGATGTTTTGAATTATACCTATGTTGTGTCATCccaagccaaaaaaaaatctatatatacagttgaaaaaaaataaaaaaaataaatgctaatCATATTCAAAGCCTGACTTTTCCCTCTGAAATGGAGTCGAATATTTCCTGAGTCATGGATATGTAGCTTTCGTTGTCTTCCAGGAAGTACAGGGGGTCCTTGATGGTAGCGGGATTGAAGCCTTCCTCGGCCAGCTTCACCTTCATGTGCTTAAACGTTTCAGTCACTGACAGAGCATCCTATTATGCAGAAACAGAGTTATTAAACCAGTGAATGGGACATTTATGTAAGTGCCAGGTGTTCACTCACCTGTATGCGTATGAAACGTGGCCTGGCGTAGCCGGGCAGGTTGCTCTTGACACACTGATATATAGCTCTGCCATCAAACACCATATTTTCCTTCAGCTTCAGGGCAGCCATTCCAATCCTTCCCTCATGTCCTGATAAGTCAAGAACAAGACTTGGAAAAGTGCCTTCTCTAAAAATTAGTTAGATTTAATAACAAAACAGTAAGACACGTGTAATTTATGGACATGAAACAGCAAACACATTATATTCAACCCTAAACAATTGCTGTACCTGGCACTTTCACGCCGTAGACATTAGCCTCCTCAACAAAGTCCACCATGAGCAATTGATCTGCCACCTCTGTGGTCGCCACATTTTCTCCTTTCCACCTGATTAAATGGAAATTACACAAAATTCAAATTTGTTAAATATCTGGAGCATTTTCTGAACAGTTTAAGTTCTACTACAAGGAAAACATAGTTTTTAATAACATGTCCTTGtagcgtttttctgatgatggaggacacacataaagataattaagcttaaaagtgcatttctgagtatttctttatttagacctttgtgaatcagaagcatgaaaaaatgctgatgGAAAAAGCTTATAATTGTTACATAGTAACTGCAATCATTAGGTTGAGATTGTGAGGGTCTATAAGCTGGTTGTAGAGTGTctacaaagggatgatgggaaacgacGACTTaatccacaccaacagtctAAGAGGAGaattactgataaaaaaaaaaaaaaaaactcctgctgctctgtagaaactgtcttagaaaatgacaaaggttttttgatttttgcttaaaacgccataatcataattaaaaaaagcactgGGAACACTCTTAGAATAGTTCAAAAGACgcttggagtgggacttaaagttTTTTAAGGCATTATTTCACAGAAAGCAGagcagaaaaagctgttttttgagGATCTATCATATCAGGtgttcaaaattgtattttacatACTGAGCGGTTTATTGTTTTTGCAGTAAGGGCATATGCCCAAAAAGATTATGGAATAGATTTCCTTTAACTAAATGCaatataatacaataaaaacagaaagcaacTTAACTAAGTTAATAAAACCACTATGCCTATTATAATAAGGTACTTTATCTTTGAACTAAGCCATTCTGAGAACCTGTAAGTGTCTCCAGTGCGGTCCTGGAAGTAAACAAATCCCTCGCGGTCTATCCTCAAAAGGTCACCGCTGTTTAGGTAGAGGTCTCCTGTCACAAAGACATCCTTCAATATCTTTCTCTCCGTCTGCTGCTGGTTGTTAGCGTAGCCAACAAAGGGGGTGGCGGCTCCTATCATTGAGACCAACAAGCCAGTTTCCCCTACAGGTcaatgaaataaacacaaagtgagaacaggttaaaaaaaaaaaaaaggaggaggagcagtgggAGGACAAGAAAAATCGACCTTTTGGGACTTCAACACAGAATCCCTCTGCGTTTCTGAATGGCTGCTCTTTCTCCGTATCATATCTGATGAGGGCGTATTTATTTGACATCTGGAAAGCAagttttaaacagattttatgaAAACAGGCGACGAGTGTTGGGCAGATGCTGACAACTCTCAACCTGACCTTCAGAGTTAAAGatcctttcatttcatctcattAAACCATTTTGgcattaaaaatcaaatttactgcttaaaaaacactttaaattaaTGAAATTGATAATTAAAGGTAAAATATCTAAATCTTTTACAATTTCtataacataaagaaaaaccGATTTCTGTGATGtgatgttggttttttttttacttcttctcttttttcagtttttgttacCTTGATACACTGTAGTGATGATTACACATTGTGCTCACGATCCTTCTGTTTAAACATAGTTTAAATGTTGGCTTTTGAGCTACTTCCAGTATTTACAGGTCAGACACATCTTTAAGTGTCAAACAGCCCCCTAAGGCCCTGAAGGACTACAATTCCCACCTTCAACAAGCtacttcaaaataaacaaacaacaaaaacaattactATGACAATTTATGCAAAATCTTCCCAACTACAGATTAATCAATGATAACAAATGGAAAGT
This genomic window contains:
- the hdc gene encoding histidine decarboxylase, with the protein product MLIIEQRMSEINLMPCTGKEMVDYITEYLSSIRDRRVIPDVKPGDTQKLLPDSAPTEPEDWESIFNDIERVIMPGVVHWQSPHMHAYYPSLTSWPSMLGDMLADAINCVGFTWASSPACTELEMKMMDWLCKALGLPYFFLHHHPDSRGGGVLQSTVSESTLVALLAARKDKILQLRAELDQDVDDSVLNSRLVAYASDQAHSSVEKAGLISLVKIRFLPADDQLSLRGDALKQAIQEDRRRGLVPFMLCATLGTTGVCAFDKLSELGPVCEEEALWLHVDAAYAGSAYLCPELRWSLEGIEFAHSFVFNPSKWMMVHFDCTAFWVRDKYKLQQTFSVDPVYLRHENSQAATDFMHWQIPLSRRFRSLKLWFVLRSFGLKKLQAHIRHGVEMAKLLESLIKSDPNFEVPAQRHLGLVVFCLKDGNALTQELLRRLTGYGTMYLIPAEIHTKRIIRFTVTSQFTTAEDILKDWAIISKTASTLLAETKASSISAQPKPGKDEMIRTEDNQGLHAGEAADKKDNAIKQLEKIQVDLWIDKAWNRPRRPMRSLSCSSEPLPLTYFGSRYNHDCEAQSGFKDTPGGACMSSLTGCGPLSKIPEMPSTHVAKQVPKKLTKFYSVPSFCNPWVQCGRPQLCCPAKAFQASQKYLSASSRAKNCIPNPPVSSKAPCTTPTGDCDCS